In Sedimentibacter sp. MB31-C6, one genomic interval encodes:
- a CDS encoding P-II family nitrogen regulator, giving the protein MKADKDFNLILTIVNRGFADVVMDAAKKAGANGGTVLNARGAGIHEAEKFFGITIQPEKDVVLILTENELKKPIMQAIKKEAGLNKEGRGLSFSLPVDEICGIVHMGIDIEDK; this is encoded by the coding sequence ATGAAAGCTGATAAAGATTTTAATTTAATATTAACTATAGTTAATAGAGGTTTTGCTGATGTTGTAATGGATGCTGCTAAGAAAGCCGGAGCAAATGGCGGTACAGTATTGAATGCCCGGGGAGCAGGTATACATGAAGCAGAGAAATTTTTTGGAATTACTATACAACCAGAAAAAGATGTAGTTTTGATTTTGACAGAGAATGAATTAAAGAAGCCTATTATGCAAGCTATAAAAAAAGAAGCAGGTCTTAATAAGGAAGGTAGAGGCTTATCATTTTCTTTACCCGTAGATGAAATATGCGGAATAGTACATATGGGAATTGACATCGAAGACAAATAA
- a CDS encoding DUF1538 domain-containing protein yields the protein MNRKLLEKIRESILSVFPITAIVIVLHFTIAPMPSSLFNLFIIGAILLVVGMGLFTLGADLSMMPMGEKVGAQLTKSRNLILLIIISFLMGVMVTVAEPDLQVLAGQVPTVPNLIIISSVAIGVGIFLVLALLRIVFQIKLSYILLSFYAIVFIIAAFTPSDFVSVAFDSGGVTTGPITVPFIMALGIGVASVRGSKSSHDDSFGLVALCSVGPILAVLILGMFYNTSSGSYSNVVITEVNNLSEIFYVFQHAFPEYLKEVAIALSPVIILFIIFQVAFLKLPKSQIIKILVGIIYTYIGLVIFLTSVNVGFMPAGNYIGNSIGSLNYNWILVPVGMVMGFFIVAAEPAVHVLTKQVEGITGGSISKRAMSISLSIGVAASIGIAMIRVLKGVSLWYFVLPGYALALILTFFVPPIFTGVAFDSGGVASGPMTATFMLPYAMGASKAVGGNILTDAFGLVAMVAMTPLITIQILGLVYTIRLKSKEENNDNMDIDSDNDIIDF from the coding sequence TTGAATAGAAAGCTTTTAGAAAAAATACGGGAATCGATATTATCAGTATTTCCAATTACAGCTATTGTTATAGTTTTACATTTTACAATAGCTCCAATGCCATCAAGTCTTTTTAACTTGTTTATTATTGGGGCTATTTTGTTAGTAGTTGGAATGGGTCTTTTTACTCTTGGAGCAGATTTGTCTATGATGCCTATGGGTGAAAAGGTTGGTGCACAGTTAACTAAATCACGTAATCTAATTTTATTGATTATTATTAGTTTTTTAATGGGGGTAATGGTAACTGTTGCAGAACCAGATCTTCAAGTTTTAGCAGGACAGGTACCTACAGTTCCAAATTTAATTATTATTAGTTCTGTAGCTATTGGTGTAGGAATATTTTTAGTATTAGCTTTATTACGTATTGTTTTTCAAATTAAGTTGTCTTATATACTATTGTCTTTTTATGCAATTGTATTTATAATAGCTGCATTTACACCAAGTGACTTTGTTTCTGTTGCATTTGATTCAGGTGGCGTAACGACTGGTCCAATTACCGTACCATTTATTATGGCATTAGGTATTGGTGTTGCTTCTGTTAGAGGTAGTAAAAGTTCTCATGATGACAGTTTTGGTCTTGTAGCATTATGCTCAGTTGGTCCAATATTAGCAGTATTAATTTTGGGTATGTTCTATAATACATCATCAGGAAGTTATTCAAATGTAGTAATTACTGAAGTTAATAATTTAAGTGAAATTTTTTATGTTTTTCAACATGCATTTCCAGAATATTTAAAAGAAGTTGCAATTGCCTTATCACCTGTGATAATATTATTTATTATTTTCCAAGTCGCATTTTTAAAGTTGCCTAAAAGTCAAATAATTAAAATTTTAGTAGGTATAATATATACATATATAGGTCTTGTAATTTTCTTAACTAGTGTTAATGTAGGGTTTATGCCAGCTGGTAATTATATAGGAAATTCAATTGGTTCACTGAATTATAACTGGATTTTAGTTCCTGTTGGAATGGTTATGGGATTTTTTATAGTAGCAGCTGAACCTGCTGTTCATGTTCTTACAAAGCAGGTAGAAGGAATAACTGGTGGATCTATTTCGAAACGAGCAATGTCTATTTCATTATCGATAGGAGTAGCAGCTTCCATTGGAATTGCAATGATAAGGGTGCTTAAAGGTGTAAGTTTATGGTATTTTGTTTTACCAGGTTATGCTTTAGCATTAATTTTAACATTTTTTGTTCCTCCTATATTTACAGGAGTTGCCTTTGACTCTGGTGGAGTTGCTTCAGGTCCTATGACTGCAACATTTATGTTACCTTACGCTATGGGTGCTTCTAAAGCAGTTGGTGGTAATATTTTAACAGACGCCTTCGGTTTAGTTGCAATGGTTGCTATGACACCACTTATTACAATCCAGATTTTAGGTCTTGTATATACTATTAGATTAAAAAGTAAAGAAGAAAATAATGATAATATGGATATAGATTCAGATAATGATATTATTGATTTCTAA
- the hisIE gene encoding bifunctional phosphoribosyl-AMP cyclohydrolase/phosphoribosyl-ATP diphosphatase HisIE, which translates to MDIEKLLEEIKFDEKGLVVAVTQDYVTNEVLMVAYMNKESLEITLNEKRVCYYSRSRQSLWRKGETSGHIQILKGLYYDCDADAILIKVEQIGNACHTGAYSCFFNKVFEEEVIDQAVLNKVYSQIINRKNNPKEGSYTNYLFNKGLDKILKKVGEETSEVIIGAKNEGKDEVIYELCDLIYHSLVLMVDKGVTIDDLKEELTKRHK; encoded by the coding sequence ATGGATATAGAAAAATTATTAGAAGAAATAAAATTTGACGAAAAAGGTCTTGTTGTAGCAGTTACTCAGGACTATGTTACAAATGAAGTTTTAATGGTTGCTTACATGAATAAAGAATCATTAGAAATTACCTTAAATGAAAAAAGAGTATGTTATTATTCTCGTAGCAGACAAAGTTTATGGAGAAAGGGAGAAACTTCAGGACATATACAAATATTAAAGGGATTATATTATGATTGTGACGCAGATGCAATATTAATAAAGGTAGAACAGATAGGTAATGCTTGTCATACAGGAGCATATTCATGTTTTTTTAATAAAGTTTTTGAAGAAGAGGTTATAGACCAAGCAGTATTAAATAAAGTTTATAGTCAAATAATAAATAGAAAAAATAATCCAAAAGAAGGATCTTATACAAATTATTTATTTAATAAAGGTTTAGATAAAATACTTAAAAAAGTTGGAGAGGAAACTAGTGAAGTTATAATAGGAGCAAAAAACGAAGGAAAAGATGAAGTTATTTATGAGCTATGTGACTTAATTTACCATTCATTAGTTTTAATGGTGGATAAAGGTGTAACTATTGACGATTTAAAGGAAGAATTAACAAAAAGGCATAAATAA
- the hisF gene encoding imidazole glycerol phosphate synthase subunit HisF, which produces MITTRIIPCLDVRNGRVVKGKKFKDIQDVDDPARLGKFYSESGADELVFYDITASNEERKTSLEFVKRVAYEINIPFSVGGGVSTIDDFKYILRSGADKVSVNSSAVKNPKLIKDASERFGNQCVVLSIDAKKNNSNSWSVYINGGRIKTELDAIQWAIEGVNLGAGEIVVNSIDEDGMKNGYDLDLLKSITDAVSVPVIASGGAGKIEHFLDAVDYANVDGILAASVFHFGEINIKDLKKYLKDNGIEIRM; this is translated from the coding sequence ATGATTACAACAAGAATTATACCATGCTTGGATGTTAGAAACGGACGGGTTGTAAAGGGAAAAAAATTTAAAGATATACAGGATGTTGATGACCCAGCTAGATTAGGTAAGTTTTATAGTGAATCTGGTGCTGATGAATTAGTTTTTTATGATATAACAGCATCTAATGAAGAAAGAAAAACATCTCTTGAGTTTGTAAAACGTGTTGCATATGAGATAAATATACCTTTTTCTGTTGGTGGAGGCGTATCAACTATAGATGATTTTAAATATATATTGAGAAGTGGTGCCGATAAAGTATCAGTTAATTCATCAGCAGTAAAGAATCCAAAATTAATAAAAGATGCTTCCGAACGATTTGGCAATCAATGTGTTGTATTGTCCATAGATGCTAAAAAAAACAACTCTAACTCATGGAGTGTATATATTAATGGTGGAAGAATAAAAACTGAATTAGATGCTATTCAATGGGCTATAGAAGGTGTAAATCTTGGAGCTGGAGAAATAGTTGTAAATAGCATCGATGAAGATGGGATGAAAAATGGATATGATTTAGATTTATTGAAAAGTATAACTGATGCTGTAAGCGTACCTGTAATAGCATCAGGAGGGGCGGGTAAAATAGAGCATTTTTTAGATGCAGTTGATTATGCAAATGTAGATGGTATTTTAGCAGCTTCAGTATTTCATTTTGGAGAAATTAATATTAAAGATTTAAAAAAATATTTAAAAGACAATGGTATCGAAATACGCATGTAG
- the hisA gene encoding 1-(5-phosphoribosyl)-5-[(5-phosphoribosylamino)methylideneamino]imidazole-4-carboxamide isomerase, translating to MILFPAIDIKDNKCVRLSQGKFETVNVYSNDPVEMAKKWESIGAEYLHIVDLDGAKDEGFQNRKSIEKIANSINIPMQTGGGIRSEDRIKSLINLGIKRVIVGTMAVENQDLLKELVIKYNEKIAVSIDAYNGKVATRGWQTVGNVDSIEICNFLENIGIKTLVYTDISKDGMLSGPNFKVYEKLIKQTTINIIASGGVTTIKDIEKLSSMNLYGAIIGKALYDNKLNFKEALDASYKE from the coding sequence ATGATATTATTTCCAGCAATAGATATAAAAGATAATAAATGTGTTAGATTGTCTCAAGGTAAATTTGAAACAGTAAATGTATATTCGAATGACCCTGTTGAGATGGCAAAAAAATGGGAGTCAATAGGTGCAGAGTATCTTCATATTGTAGACCTTGATGGTGCCAAAGATGAAGGTTTTCAAAATAGAAAGTCAATCGAAAAAATAGCAAATTCAATTAATATTCCTATGCAGACCGGTGGTGGTATCAGAAGTGAAGACAGAATTAAAAGTTTGATAAACTTAGGTATTAAGCGAGTTATAGTAGGTACGATGGCTGTTGAAAATCAAGATTTGTTGAAAGAACTTGTTATAAAATATAATGAAAAAATAGCTGTTTCTATAGATGCTTATAATGGAAAAGTAGCAACAAGAGGATGGCAAACAGTAGGCAATGTAGATTCAATAGAAATATGCAATTTTTTAGAAAATATAGGCATCAAGACATTGGTATATACAGATATATCAAAAGATGGTATGCTTTCTGGACCTAATTTCAAAGTATATGAAAAATTGATAAAACAAACAACCATAAATATTATAGCTTCAGGAGGAGTAACCACTATAAAAGATATTGAAAAATTAAGCAGTATGAATTTATATGGAGCTATAATTGGTAAAGCTTTATATGATAATAAATTAAATTTTAAAGAAGCATTAGATGCTTCCTATAAGGAGTAA
- the hisH gene encoding imidazole glycerol phosphate synthase subunit HisH has product MHVIIDYGMGNLASVERAFQKLNLDVKISSDIKDIRKAKSLILPGVGAFRDAINLLNDSGLSEVIKEEVLKGKYLIGICLGMQLLYEKGYEYGEYNGLGLIKGNIEYLDVQQKIPHMGWNNLKFKKNDPILKYINENEYVYFVHSYYAVSNNTELLAYSEYEKRVPAIVRNENVYGIQFHPEKSGETGLNILKAYKEIIK; this is encoded by the coding sequence ATGCATGTAATAATTGATTATGGAATGGGTAATTTGGCTTCAGTAGAAAGAGCATTCCAAAAATTAAATTTAGATGTAAAAATAAGTAGTGATATAAAAGATATAAGAAAAGCTAAGTCATTAATACTTCCTGGAGTAGGGGCTTTTAGAGATGCTATTAACTTGTTGAATGATTCAGGATTAAGTGAAGTAATTAAGGAAGAAGTTTTAAAGGGTAAATATTTAATAGGAATATGTCTTGGAATGCAATTATTATATGAAAAAGGATATGAATATGGAGAATATAACGGATTAGGATTAATAAAAGGGAATATTGAATATTTAGATGTTCAGCAGAAGATACCTCATATGGGATGGAATAACTTGAAGTTCAAAAAAAATGACCCTATATTAAAATATATAAATGAAAATGAATATGTGTATTTTGTTCATTCTTATTATGCAGTGTCAAATAACACAGAATTACTTGCATATTCAGAATATGAAAAAAGGGTTCCTGCAATTGTACGAAACGAAAATGTTTATGGTATTCAGTTTCATCCAGAAAAAAGTGGAGAAACAGGTTTGAATATTTTAAAAGCATATAAAGAAATTATTAAATAG
- the hisB gene encoding imidazoleglycerol-phosphate dehydratase HisB → MRKAKVNRKTFETDISIELNIDGTGKSDIDTGIGILNHMLTLFSFHGGFDLKVKCKGDLYVDSHHTSEDIGITLGQVFKEALGDKKGIERYGSILLPMDEALARVLIDFSGRPYLVYNVDFNNNKLGEIATEDFKEFFKGFVNNSLSTLHIEILYGENDHHKIESIFKGFGRAIKSSSNITSDNLQSTKGVL, encoded by the coding sequence ATGAGAAAAGCTAAAGTAAATCGTAAAACATTTGAAACAGATATTAGTATAGAATTGAATATAGATGGTACAGGTAAATCTGATATAGATACAGGAATAGGAATTTTGAATCATATGTTAACTTTATTTAGTTTTCATGGAGGATTTGATTTAAAAGTTAAATGCAAAGGCGATTTATATGTAGATTCACATCATACATCAGAAGATATAGGAATTACATTAGGGCAGGTATTTAAGGAGGCTTTAGGAGATAAAAAAGGAATTGAAAGATATGGCTCAATATTGTTGCCTATGGATGAAGCGTTAGCTAGAGTATTAATAGATTTTAGTGGTAGACCTTACCTTGTTTACAATGTAGATTTTAACAATAATAAACTTGGTGAAATTGCAACAGAAGATTTTAAGGAGTTTTTTAAAGGTTTTGTTAATAATTCATTATCTACATTACATATTGAAATATTATATGGTGAAAATGACCATCATAAAATAGAATCTATATTTAAAGGTTTTGGTAGAGCAATAAAATCATCTAGTAATATAACATCTGACAACTTGCAATCAACGAAGGGAGTTTTATAA
- the hisC gene encoding histidinol-phosphate transaminase, with amino-acid sequence MIKLKPSVQKLQAYYVNDLPYKVKLDANEGNNYLLEDKLIFDDFKPNFYPDSDSKILREKMSIYYGCKAENILVGNGSSELINMVINAYCEKNDKVMSFVPSFSMYQTYCDLCGADYVGIKAEYDFTQNIDKLINTANKIKPKIVILCNPNNPTGYVTPKKEIVKLLNNVKNSIIILDEAYADFSEITVIDLIKKYENLIVMRTLSKAFGLAGLRVGAMIANENLVEYIWKVKIPYNINVLSQYAANKALDNIDKVNEHIQEVKKLRYELCNNLKKLGFTIFPTGSNFIFIEQTVDNLYEKLVDCGVLIRKFVFNEKVFYRITVGTKEENEILLKEIYKIMQETN; translated from the coding sequence ATGATAAAACTAAAACCAAGTGTACAAAAATTACAAGCATATTATGTAAATGACCTACCTTATAAAGTAAAGCTTGATGCAAATGAAGGAAATAATTATTTATTAGAAGATAAATTAATATTTGATGATTTCAAACCAAATTTTTATCCAGATAGCGATTCAAAAATTTTAAGGGAAAAAATGTCTATATATTATGGATGTAAAGCGGAAAATATACTTGTGGGTAATGGCTCAAGTGAATTAATCAATATGGTTATTAATGCTTACTGTGAAAAGAATGATAAGGTAATGAGTTTTGTACCATCATTTAGTATGTACCAAACATATTGTGATTTGTGTGGGGCTGATTATGTTGGAATTAAAGCTGAATATGATTTTACTCAAAATATAGACAAACTTATTAATACAGCTAACAAAATAAAACCTAAAATTGTTATACTTTGCAATCCAAATAATCCAACTGGATATGTTACTCCGAAAAAAGAAATAGTAAAGTTATTAAATAACGTTAAAAATTCAATAATTATTTTAGATGAAGCATATGCAGACTTTTCTGAAATTACTGTTATTGACTTAATAAAAAAATATGAAAATTTAATAGTTATGCGTACTCTTTCAAAAGCCTTTGGTTTAGCAGGATTACGAGTAGGTGCAATGATAGCTAATGAAAACTTGGTAGAATATATATGGAAAGTTAAAATTCCTTATAATATTAATGTATTGTCACAATATGCAGCTAATAAAGCACTAGATAATATAGACAAAGTTAATGAGCATATTCAAGAAGTTAAAAAACTAAGATATGAATTATGCAACAATCTTAAAAAGTTAGGATTTACTATTTTTCCTACAGGATCTAATTTTATATTCATTGAACAAACTGTGGATAACTTATATGAAAAACTAGTGGATTGTGGAGTATTAATTAGAAAATTTGTTTTTAATGAAAAAGTATTTTATAGAATAACAGTTGGAACAAAAGAAGAAAATGAAATTCTTTTAAAAGAAATATATAAAATTATGCAAGAAACAAATTAA
- the hisD gene encoding histidinol dehydrogenase, with product MKKMIRIIKEKDKLNYLNELQSRNSQDFNDVYDIVDNILEDVRKNKDSAIKRYTNEFDKVSLDNLEVSIEEIEEAYNTINKDLLDTLIKSKDNIEDYHKKQMRKGYKYKPEGKDLILGQIINPIEKAGIYVPGGKASYPSTVLMNAIPAKIAGVKEIIMITPPQENGKIKDSILVAASIAGVDRIFKVGGAQGIAALAYGTESIPKVNKITGPGNIFVAAAKRRVSGFVGIDMIAGPSEILIIADEMANPAYIAADMISQAEHDEMAASILITDSISLIKKVKNELKNQVNILERSEIIKKSLQNNGAIILADSIKECIDLANEIAPEHLELLTVNCFYIYKNIKNAGAIFLGEYSPEPVGDYFAGPNHTLPTSSTSKFSSALSVDDFIKKTSLIYYSKDSLQEYKEDIIRFAENEGLTAHANAIKIRT from the coding sequence ATGAAAAAAATGATTAGAATAATTAAGGAAAAAGACAAGCTAAACTATTTAAATGAGCTTCAAAGTAGGAATTCGCAGGATTTTAATGACGTATATGATATTGTTGATAATATTTTAGAAGATGTAAGGAAAAATAAAGATTCTGCTATAAAAAGGTATACTAATGAGTTTGATAAAGTGTCATTGGATAATTTAGAGGTTTCTATAGAAGAAATAGAGGAGGCTTATAATACAATTAATAAAGATTTATTAGATACATTAATTAAATCAAAAGATAATATAGAAGATTATCATAAAAAACAAATGAGAAAAGGATATAAATACAAACCAGAGGGAAAAGATTTAATTCTAGGTCAAATAATAAATCCTATTGAAAAGGCAGGTATTTATGTACCAGGAGGTAAGGCTTCCTATCCATCTACTGTATTAATGAATGCAATTCCAGCAAAAATAGCCGGAGTAAAAGAAATTATTATGATTACTCCTCCTCAAGAAAACGGAAAAATAAAAGATTCAATACTTGTAGCTGCTTCTATAGCAGGTGTAGATAGAATTTTTAAGGTTGGTGGGGCTCAAGGAATAGCAGCATTAGCTTATGGAACAGAATCTATTCCTAAAGTAAATAAAATCACAGGTCCTGGTAATATATTTGTAGCTGCTGCAAAAAGAAGGGTATCTGGTTTTGTAGGTATAGATATGATAGCTGGTCCAAGTGAAATTCTTATAATTGCTGATGAGATGGCTAATCCTGCTTATATAGCTGCTGATATGATTTCTCAGGCAGAGCATGATGAGATGGCAGCATCTATACTAATAACAGACTCAATTTCATTAATTAAAAAAGTTAAAAATGAACTTAAAAATCAAGTTAATATATTAGAACGTAGTGAAATAATTAAAAAGTCATTACAAAATAATGGAGCAATAATTTTAGCTGATAGTATAAAAGAATGTATTGATTTAGCAAATGAAATAGCACCTGAACACTTAGAGTTGCTTACAGTAAATTGTTTTTATATTTATAAAAATATAAAGAATGCAGGAGCAATATTTTTAGGAGAATATAGTCCAGAGCCAGTAGGTGATTATTTTGCTGGACCTAATCATACTTTACCAACAAGTTCAACATCTAAATTTTCATCAGCTTTAAGTGTAGATGATTTTATTAAAAAAACATCTCTAATTTATTACAGTAAAGATTCTTTACAGGAGTACAAAGAAGATATAATTAGATTTGCAGAAAATGAAGGATTAACAGCTCATGCAAACGCCATAAAAATAAGAACGTAA
- the hisG gene encoding ATP phosphoribosyltransferase: MSLTVAIPKGRLGTQTIKMLKSTGIGNAIDEKSRKLIFKDNERNIKFMLLKNSDVITYVENGIADLGIAGKDMVMEKESDIYELYKMNIGKCKLSVAGIKGKKILTDDTILKVATKFPETAKRYFKSKGQKIKIIKLNGSIELAPILGLSDVIVDIVETGNTLKANGLEVFEDMYEISGMMISNKISYKFKRNEIKEVIELIRKEDEKND; this comes from the coding sequence ATGAGCTTAACAGTAGCAATTCCTAAGGGAAGGCTAGGAACACAAACGATTAAAATGTTAAAAAGTACTGGTATTGGTAATGCGATAGATGAAAAATCAAGAAAATTAATTTTTAAAGATAACGAAAGAAATATTAAGTTCATGCTTTTGAAAAACTCAGACGTAATAACCTATGTTGAAAATGGTATTGCTGATTTAGGAATTGCTGGTAAAGACATGGTTATGGAAAAGGAATCAGATATATATGAGCTTTATAAAATGAATATAGGTAAATGTAAGTTGTCTGTTGCAGGAATTAAAGGAAAAAAAATATTAACTGATGATACAATTTTAAAAGTAGCTACTAAATTTCCTGAAACAGCTAAAAGGTACTTTAAAAGCAAAGGACAGAAGATAAAAATTATTAAATTAAATGGCTCTATAGAGCTTGCTCCAATTCTTGGACTATCTGATGTAATAGTAGATATAGTTGAAACTGGCAATACTTTAAAAGCTAATGGTTTAGAAGTTTTTGAAGATATGTATGAGATAAGTGGAATGATGATATCAAATAAAATTAGTTATAAATTTAAGAGAAATGAAATAAAAGAAGTAATTGAGTTAATTAGAAAGGAGGATGAAAAAAATGATTAG
- a CDS encoding ATP phosphoribosyltransferase regulatory subunit gives MNFLNIKDEINFYQKMYILRREIEDFLYKEEYMNVEPFIFEEYDEFTNINSRIDKKATVKLLDNTGEILILSPDITTNIINKYIPRWDIGTKLKIFYYGKTYKYNGIGIKENREIGVELIGEKNKNTDEYVLGTAIKIMKNYSNDYLFEIGNSKFLKGLMQGCSFINEDYYNVLNLLHSKNKQGLKEYLSKLPYKEAMSTLVNIFDLEGHFDEINEQLNGLYMNDLMKDGINELYNIDKSITTKNITYDLSMVSELSYYDGIIFRGYIKGSNTEIIKGGRYDSFTEQYGYKIPGIGFSVELDELIKVLYKEVN, from the coding sequence ATGAATTTTTTAAATATTAAAGATGAAATTAATTTTTATCAAAAAATGTACATTTTAAGAAGAGAAATAGAAGATTTTCTTTATAAAGAAGAATATATGAATGTCGAGCCTTTTATCTTTGAAGAATATGATGAATTTACAAATATAAATTCAAGAATAGATAAAAAAGCTACTGTAAAGTTGCTTGATAATACGGGTGAAATACTTATATTATCTCCTGATATTACTACAAATATAATTAATAAATATATTCCTAGATGGGATATAGGGACTAAACTAAAGATTTTTTACTATGGAAAAACATATAAGTATAATGGAATTGGGATAAAGGAAAATAGAGAAATAGGAGTTGAATTAATTGGAGAAAAAAATAAAAATACTGATGAATATGTATTAGGTACTGCAATAAAAATTATGAAAAATTATAGTAATGATTATTTATTTGAAATAGGCAACAGTAAATTTTTAAAGGGATTAATGCAAGGATGTTCTTTTATAAATGAAGATTATTATAATGTTTTGAATTTATTGCATTCTAAAAATAAACAAGGATTAAAGGAATATTTGTCCAAATTACCATATAAAGAGGCTATGAGTACTCTTGTAAATATATTTGATTTAGAAGGACACTTTGATGAAATAAATGAGCAACTTAATGGTTTATATATGAATGATTTAATGAAGGATGGAATTAATGAGTTGTACAACATAGATAAAAGTATAACTACAAAAAATATTACATATGACCTTTCCATGGTTTCAGAACTAAGCTACTATGACGGTATTATTTTCAGAGGATATATAAAAGGTTCTAATACAGAAATTATAAAAGGTGGTCGTTATGATTCCTTTACAGAACAATATGGTTATAAAATTCCTGGAATAGGATTTTCAGTTGAACTAGATGAATTAATAAAAGTTCTTTATAAGGAGGTTAATTAA
- a CDS encoding DUF2156 domain-containing protein, whose protein sequence is MIYILGFKSLCLEDKDIIESYIDKDTLESYEYLFSSLYMWRKLNNVKYATIENTLLIEKNEEGKGTFYAQPFGYNKENLDKIVDLLIKRNENFNRKYLFGDVDEVFVDELKKYTNFKIEAIEDIDDFEYVYKTQDLIDLRGKRYHGKKNHYNSFVKKYDFELKKINDANVIDDCLTLLHNWHEEVAVTFDKEMLMEIDAIKDIFRELLNLELKSIAVYVDNELAGFAVGEKVNDNLAVIHAERGEIKYKGIYSFLNRKFLEDSFSDTKFVNRQEDTGNKGLRKSKQSYHPIKMVKKYLVKVTR, encoded by the coding sequence ATGATTTATATTTTAGGTTTTAAATCTTTATGTCTTGAGGATAAAGATATAATCGAAAGTTATATAGATAAAGATACACTAGAATCTTATGAATATTTATTTTCTTCACTATATATGTGGAGAAAGCTAAATAATGTAAAATACGCTACAATTGAAAATACCCTTTTAATAGAGAAAAATGAAGAAGGTAAAGGAACTTTTTATGCTCAGCCTTTTGGATACAATAAAGAAAATTTAGATAAGATAGTAGATTTGTTAATAAAAAGAAATGAAAACTTTAATAGAAAATATTTATTTGGAGATGTGGATGAAGTTTTTGTAGATGAGTTAAAAAAATATACTAATTTTAAAATAGAAGCAATTGAAGATATAGATGATTTTGAATATGTATATAAAACTCAAGATTTAATTGACCTTAGGGGTAAAAGATATCATGGTAAGAAAAATCATTATAATTCTTTTGTTAAAAAGTATGATTTTGAATTAAAAAAAATTAATGATGCTAATGTAATAGATGATTGTTTAACTTTATTGCATAATTGGCATGAAGAAGTTGCAGTAACATTTGACAAAGAAATGCTTATGGAGATAGATGCTATTAAAGATATATTTAGAGAGCTTTTAAATTTGGAACTTAAATCAATTGCAGTTTATGTTGATAATGAATTAGCTGGTTTTGCTGTTGGAGAAAAAGTTAATGATAATTTAGCTGTAATCCATGCAGAAAGAGGAGAAATAAAATATAAGGGTATTTATTCATTTTTAAATAGAAAATTCTTAGAAGATAGTTTCTCAGATACAAAATTTGTCAATAGACAAGAAGACACAGGTAATAAAGGTTTAAGGAAATCCAAGCAATCTTATCATCCTATAAAGATGGTAAAAAAATACCTTGTTAAAGTAACTAGATAA